A portion of the Blastochloris tepida genome contains these proteins:
- a CDS encoding MT-A70 family methyltransferase has product MATSAALARYEEARRLVAECARVDEAKDIRDRAEAMRIYARQAGDLELQINAAEIRVRAERRLGELILQAKDAGQISRGQPPKNCADEEQFSRITLDEVGIDRKLSSRAQKVASISERAFEAMIDRMRGDMERHGVRVSLDFAREQAIAERKAAHAARTVVGGTVEDLHRLTESGFRAGAILADPAWHFAVRSERGEGRSAGTHYTTDAFAEMAALPVAQLAAPDSVLVMWMVDWAPRQALDLIEAWGFTHKTCGFVWAKQTASGEGWHFGMGYWTRANPEQAWLATRGSPKRLDAGVPQLIVAPVMEHSRKPDEIHDRIERLVAGPYLELFARRERPGWVSWGNELAFRMPASSGADDSFDPVTGEIMPANPVDGPECVRSPATPFADLPDIPDFLRRRPAGDTVRSEP; this is encoded by the coding sequence ATGGCCACGTCGGCCGCCCTCGCCCGTTACGAGGAAGCGCGGCGATTGGTCGCCGAGTGCGCCCGCGTCGATGAGGCCAAGGACATTCGCGACCGCGCCGAGGCGATGCGGATCTATGCCCGGCAGGCGGGCGATCTCGAGCTGCAGATCAACGCCGCGGAAATCCGGGTGCGGGCCGAACGCCGGCTCGGCGAGCTGATCCTGCAGGCCAAGGACGCCGGGCAGATCAGCCGCGGTCAGCCGCCGAAGAATTGTGCCGATGAGGAACAATTCTCCCGCATCACGCTCGATGAGGTCGGCATCGATCGCAAACTGTCGTCGCGCGCCCAGAAGGTCGCCTCGATTTCCGAGCGGGCCTTCGAGGCGATGATCGACCGCATGCGCGGCGACATGGAACGCCACGGCGTGCGGGTGTCGCTCGATTTCGCGCGCGAACAGGCGATCGCCGAGCGCAAGGCCGCGCATGCCGCCCGCACGGTCGTCGGCGGCACGGTGGAGGATCTGCACCGGCTGACCGAGAGCGGCTTTCGCGCTGGCGCCATCCTGGCCGATCCGGCGTGGCATTTCGCGGTGCGGTCGGAGCGTGGCGAGGGCCGCTCGGCCGGCACCCACTACACCACCGACGCCTTCGCCGAGATGGCGGCGCTGCCCGTCGCCCAGCTTGCCGCGCCGGACTCCGTCCTGGTGATGTGGATGGTGGATTGGGCTCCGCGCCAGGCGCTCGACCTGATCGAGGCTTGGGGCTTCACCCACAAGACCTGCGGCTTCGTGTGGGCCAAGCAGACCGCCTCCGGCGAAGGCTGGCACTTCGGCATGGGCTACTGGACGCGGGCCAACCCGGAACAGGCGTGGCTGGCTACCCGTGGTTCACCGAAACGGCTCGATGCCGGCGTGCCGCAGCTGATCGTCGCGCCGGTGATGGAGCATTCGCGCAAGCCCGACGAAATCCACGACCGCATCGAGCGGCTGGTGGCCGGGCCGTATCTCGAGCTGTTCGCGCGGCGCGAGCGGCCGGGCTGGGTGAGCTGGGGCAACGAGCTGGCGTTCCGCATGCCGGCATCCTCCGGCGCCGACGACAGCTTCGATCCCGTAACCGGCGAAATCATGCCGGCAAACCCGGTCGACGGTCCCGAATGCGTGCGGTCCCCCGCGACGCCGTTCGCCGACCTTCCCGACATTCCCGATTTCCTGCGCCGGCGTCCGGCCGGCGACACCGTCAGGAGCGAGCCATGA
- a CDS encoding phage portal protein: protein MNWLKFRSASDEPRRGVTPDGDRGWTPSAGGPLAISGVVVTSERVLQLGSVQAVLNGLAGTISSLPWMLIRRGGDDSRAPARDHPLFRLLHNRPNRRQTSAEFRDELVRHLAFWRNAYARIIPGDDYAIGGLELIHPDRIARIERDVTGRVHYTVNGLGTAPQERLRDDQIWHIRRAPLTVDGLRGQTMVETARQVFGRALAVTDYGDLFFANSGQTGGVLKHPGTFKSKEDRDQFLDNWRLSSTGLNRHRDRLLTHGVEYQQLKITNAEAQLLETEKAADVSVFGLWNYPPHLAARLDRATFSNIEHQSIDFVVHTIGPLITAIEQSATTDLVVQRAEDSGAELVAEFNIAGLLRGDVLARYRAYAIGRQWGWLSVNDIRRLENQNPIEGGDEYLRPLNMVPAGSPDYDPSKPDKSDTPDGDPGSAPAR, encoded by the coding sequence ATGAACTGGCTCAAATTCCGCAGCGCCTCGGATGAGCCGCGGCGCGGGGTGACGCCGGACGGCGACCGCGGCTGGACGCCGTCGGCCGGCGGGCCGCTGGCGATCTCGGGGGTCGTCGTCACCTCGGAGCGGGTGCTGCAGCTCGGCTCGGTGCAGGCGGTGTTGAACGGCCTCGCCGGCACGATCTCGTCGCTGCCGTGGATGCTGATCCGCCGCGGCGGCGATGACAGCCGCGCCCCGGCGCGCGACCATCCGCTGTTCCGGCTGCTGCACAACAGGCCGAACCGCCGGCAGACGTCCGCCGAGTTCCGCGACGAGCTGGTGCGCCATCTGGCGTTCTGGCGCAACGCCTATGCCCGGATCATCCCGGGGGACGATTACGCCATCGGCGGGTTGGAGCTGATCCACCCCGATCGCATCGCCCGCATCGAACGCGATGTCACCGGGCGCGTCCACTACACCGTCAACGGCCTCGGCACCGCGCCCCAGGAGCGGTTGCGCGATGACCAGATCTGGCACATCCGCCGCGCGCCGCTGACCGTCGATGGCCTGCGCGGACAGACCATGGTCGAGACCGCCAGGCAGGTGTTCGGCCGCGCGCTGGCGGTCACCGACTATGGCGATCTGTTCTTCGCCAATTCCGGCCAGACCGGCGGCGTGCTCAAGCACCCCGGCACCTTCAAGTCGAAGGAGGATCGCGATCAGTTCCTCGACAACTGGCGCCTGTCCTCAACCGGGCTCAACCGCCATCGCGATCGGCTGCTGACTCATGGTGTCGAGTATCAGCAGCTCAAGATCACCAATGCCGAGGCGCAGCTCCTGGAGACGGAGAAGGCGGCCGACGTGTCGGTGTTCGGGCTGTGGAACTACCCGCCACACCTTGCGGCCCGCCTCGACCGCGCGACGTTCTCGAACATCGAGCACCAGTCGATCGACTTCGTGGTGCATACGATCGGGCCGCTGATCACCGCCATTGAACAGTCAGCCACCACCGATCTGGTGGTGCAGCGGGCAGAGGACAGCGGCGCCGAGCTTGTCGCCGAATTCAACATTGCCGGCCTGCTGCGCGGCGACGTGCTCGCTCGCTATCGCGCCTATGCCATCGGCCGGCAGTGGGGCTGGCTGTCGGTCAACGACATCCGCCGCCTCGAAAACCAGAACCCGATCGAGGGCGGCGACGAATATCTGCGCCCGCTCAACATGGTCCCCGCCGGGAGCCCCGACTATGACCCGTCCAAGCCCGACAAATCCGACACTCCTGACGGCGACCCCGGAAGCGCGCCTGCTCGCTGA
- a CDS encoding DUF7220 family protein, whose protein sequence is MKQSRAMSLLESIVNILVGLGVAMAANAIILPLLGFAISLQQNLQIAAFMTVVSILRSYALRRLFEALHIRHPISPFMLAVMAERRRQIEVEGWSPEHDDGVLPGSLAAAGASYALEAPHHLSAGGAGQSARPPESWPWSRDWWKPTGFRRDLVKAGALIIAEGEKFDRRRGDRNG, encoded by the coding sequence ATGAAACAGTCCCGCGCGATGTCGCTGCTGGAGAGCATCGTCAACATCCTGGTCGGGCTCGGCGTGGCAATGGCCGCGAACGCGATCATTCTGCCGCTGCTCGGGTTCGCGATCTCGCTGCAGCAGAACCTGCAGATCGCCGCGTTCATGACCGTGGTGTCGATCCTGCGCAGCTACGCGCTGCGCCGGCTGTTCGAGGCGCTGCACATCCGCCACCCCATCTCGCCATTCATGCTGGCGGTGATGGCGGAGCGGCGACGGCAGATCGAGGTCGAGGGGTGGTCGCCGGAGCATGACGACGGCGTGTTGCCGGGCTCGCTGGCCGCAGCCGGCGCCAGCTATGCGCTGGAGGCGCCGCATCACCTCTCGGCCGGCGGCGCCGGACAATCAGCGCGACCGCCGGAATCCTGGCCGTGGTCGCGCGATTGGTGGAAGCCCACCGGCTTCCGCCGCGACCTCGTGAAGGCCGGCGCGCTGATCATCGCCGAGGGCGAGAAGTTCGACCGCAGGCGCGGAGACCGCAATGGCTAG
- a CDS encoding HNH endonuclease, with product MPTAPPSYRPPRAAVAEHVRKAEHDAKRRRTQPWRALYNTPQWRAIREQQLAEHPLCERCEARGLVVAATVVNHVVRHRGDPVTFFGGPFESLCKHCHDSEVQSEERRAEINASGASTTCE from the coding sequence ATGCCGACTGCACCGCCGTCCTATCGTCCGCCCCGCGCCGCCGTCGCCGAGCACGTCCGCAAGGCGGAGCACGACGCCAAGCGGCGCAGGACCCAGCCGTGGCGCGCGCTCTACAACACACCGCAATGGCGGGCGATCCGCGAGCAGCAGCTCGCCGAGCATCCGTTGTGCGAGCGCTGCGAGGCGCGCGGCTTGGTCGTGGCGGCGACGGTGGTGAACCACGTTGTTCGTCACCGCGGCGATCCAGTGACGTTCTTCGGCGGCCCGTTCGAGTCGCTGTGCAAGCACTGCCACGACAGCGAAGTGCAGTCCGAGGAAAGGCGCGCGGAGATCAACGCAAGCGGCGCGTCGACGACGTGCGAATGA
- the nusG gene encoding transcription termination/antitermination protein NusG, translating into MLAKTPDSNAIERSLRLAPGPAWHVVRSIGRTDTQVLDWLKRRDVETYYPVVREMRPVRRNKLSRAQRKAGLMILRPKLVPLFPKYYFVRLDLADGEWHELFRLGGLTGLVCAGGLPVRIGDDLVAALRGCEVDGAVPGTTPARVVFAVGDTVRVTNGPFAAQLATVERGIDVALQDIDGETRLTVAIELFGRATPVELMIDHVERV; encoded by the coding sequence ATGCTGGCGAAGACCCCCGACTCGAACGCGATCGAACGCTCCCTCCGTCTTGCGCCGGGACCGGCTTGGCATGTGGTGCGCTCCATCGGCCGCACCGACACCCAGGTGCTCGACTGGCTCAAGCGCCGCGACGTCGAAACCTACTATCCGGTGGTGCGCGAGATGCGGCCGGTGCGGCGCAACAAGCTGAGCCGAGCACAACGCAAAGCCGGCCTCATGATCCTGCGGCCGAAGCTGGTGCCGCTGTTTCCCAAATATTACTTCGTGCGGCTCGACCTCGCCGACGGCGAGTGGCACGAGCTGTTCCGGCTCGGCGGGCTGACCGGCCTCGTGTGTGCCGGCGGCCTGCCGGTGCGGATCGGCGATGATCTGGTCGCGGCGTTGCGTGGCTGCGAGGTCGACGGCGCAGTGCCGGGCACGACGCCAGCGCGCGTGGTGTTTGCGGTCGGCGACACCGTGCGGGTGACGAACGGCCCGTTCGCTGCGCAGCTCGCAACAGTGGAGCGCGGCATCGATGTCGCGCTGCAGGATATTGACGGCGAGACGCGACTCACCGTTGCTATTGAGCTGTTCGGTCGCGCCACGCCCGTTGAGTTGATGATCGACCACGTCGAACGCGTCTGA
- a CDS encoding P27 family phage terminase small subunit — protein sequence MPRGRRSQPDDIKALKGNPGKRRLALKAGVDHGETKAPLAHVELPDFLTHERERAIFQRVVDDLLQRRVARQADLAAYARWAHYLHRWIECKDALDGVSLAYETASKHGTMLRKHPLFAAMVDLERLLMALEDRLGLNPAARQTIIRGLAALPPAFLGDLFEEDRRERAAAGDPAPSAKEAAPPADSPLGFLARAGAAKPSTAKH from the coding sequence ATGCCCCGCGGTCGACGCTCTCAGCCCGACGACATCAAGGCGCTCAAGGGCAATCCCGGCAAGCGCCGCCTTGCGCTCAAGGCTGGTGTCGACCACGGCGAGACCAAGGCACCGCTTGCCCATGTCGAGCTGCCGGACTTCCTCACTCATGAGCGCGAGCGCGCCATCTTTCAGCGCGTGGTCGACGACCTGCTGCAGCGGCGTGTCGCACGACAGGCCGACCTCGCCGCCTATGCCCGCTGGGCGCACTACCTGCACCGCTGGATCGAGTGCAAGGACGCGCTCGATGGCGTGTCGCTCGCCTATGAGACTGCCTCGAAGCACGGCACCATGTTGCGTAAGCACCCGCTGTTCGCGGCGATGGTCGATCTCGAGCGGCTTTTGATGGCGCTCGAGGATCGCCTCGGCCTCAACCCCGCGGCGCGGCAGACCATCATCCGCGGCCTCGCCGCGCTGCCACCAGCCTTCCTCGGCGACCTGTTCGAGGAGGATCGCCGCGAGCGTGCCGCGGCCGGCGACCCCGCGCCGAGCGCCAAGGAGGCCGCGCCGCCGGCGGACTCCCCGCTCGGTTTCCTGGCGCGCGCCGGCGCGGCGAAGCCGAGCACCGCCAAGCACTGA
- a CDS encoding helix-turn-helix domain-containing protein encodes MNAPLGQRFRIQAWAREQRCGSPAAKIVLMVLAEHADEDGWAWPSVARIAAISEQSEDTVARKLGDLERLGLIAKVPTYAADGRRTANRYRVNLARTTTDDDVAELRGDRRPAACEADGAPSEEQDVVVAPANCGGQNDEGGTRKLRGSPPHSCAGVILELPNELTPLPPADHPSAGEPDPGLGLGVERFWAGYPGSAWSDRQRRAAEKAWTSLSADDRTRVLAVLPDVARRARVSGKPPRPPAEWLASRQWAAPEAADGAGRVWVAEDSPEGRAWDVLSQLVFGLGSTAWSDQHRCRGAWRPCVMPPAFGLGVGAVPRAEWVLVAEGTPEFAAWRGRLTEMAAALGSAVRIKPPAKHFGRDPASGQIIQAVGWDVPMRTPPPRPASGDGAERASSG; translated from the coding sequence ATGAACGCGCCGCTGGGCCAGCGCTTCCGCATCCAGGCGTGGGCGCGTGAGCAGCGCTGCGGCTCGCCGGCGGCCAAGATCGTGCTGATGGTGCTCGCCGAACATGCGGACGAGGACGGCTGGGCGTGGCCGTCGGTCGCGCGTATCGCCGCCATCAGCGAACAGAGCGAAGACACCGTCGCGCGCAAGCTGGGCGACCTGGAGCGGCTCGGGCTGATCGCCAAGGTCCCGACCTATGCCGCGGACGGCCGCCGCACCGCCAACCGCTATCGCGTCAACCTTGCCCGCACCACCACCGATGACGACGTCGCCGAGCTGCGCGGCGACCGCAGGCCGGCGGCGTGCGAGGCCGACGGCGCGCCGTCCGAGGAACAAGATGTTGTGGTGGCACCCGCAAATTGCGGGGGCCAAAATGACGAGGGTGGCACCCGCAAATTGCGGGGGTCACCCCCGCATAGCTGTGCGGGGGTCATTCTTGAACTGCCAAATGAACTAACCCCCTTACCCCCAGCGGACCACCCTTCGGCCGGCGAGCCCGACCCAGGTCTAGGGCTTGGGGTCGAGCGGTTCTGGGCCGGCTATCCGGGATCGGCGTGGTCGGACCGACAAAGGCGGGCTGCCGAGAAAGCCTGGACCAGCCTCTCGGCCGACGACCGCACCCGCGTGCTCGCCGTGTTGCCGGATGTGGCTCGGCGAGCACGCGTCTCGGGCAAGCCTCCGCGCCCGCCGGCCGAGTGGCTCGCCAGCCGGCAATGGGCGGCGCCCGAAGCGGCCGACGGCGCGGGCCGGGTGTGGGTGGCGGAGGATTCCCCCGAGGGCCGGGCTTGGGATGTCCTGAGCCAGCTGGTGTTCGGGCTCGGCAGCACAGCGTGGTCGGACCAGCATCGCTGCCGCGGTGCGTGGCGCCCGTGCGTGATGCCGCCAGCCTTCGGGCTCGGTGTCGGCGCGGTGCCGCGTGCCGAGTGGGTGCTGGTGGCCGAGGGCACGCCGGAATTCGCCGCGTGGCGCGGCCGGCTGACGGAGATGGCCGCCGCGCTCGGCAGCGCGGTGCGCATCAAGCCGCCGGCGAAGCACTTCGGCCGCGACCCTGCATCGGGCCAGATCATTCAGGCGGTGGGATGGGACGTGCCGATGCGGACGCCGCCGCCGCGACCGGCCAGCGGCGACGGCGCTGAACGGGCCTCAAGCGGATGA
- a CDS encoding terminase large subunit — protein sequence MASPYVFDRRLADAAVEWFARYMRFVDGEWAGKPFVLSPHQVKRTRNIFGWRRRSDGTRRYRRVRIWEPRKNGKTEYMAGLGHLLTIGDNEPGAQVLAHALDAKQSGIVFDKAARMVQLSEELSRLYEVTKTGLFCPALMASFRPLSGEPQGKHGLSPHAALGDEAHEWRNFRLHTFLVQGMGARRQPLDVIISTAGEVNTPGHELYRESKRILEDPAIDPECYVEIFEAPADADWTNPRTWGRANPNLGVSVKSDWMASECKRAQDSPRLENDFRRYHLNQWVEQKTRWLPMQKWPANTTSPKRPTWRELWQAAWGRRAFAGLDLGSTRDITALVWIVELDDGRLALLPRFWVPEDSVAQRVREDRVPYDRWIAEGALQTTPGNVTDYDFIEHAVMADAEQLRCEGLAIDRWNATQVSVHLQSEGLPVKLFGQGFFSMAAPTKELERLFLAGQLEHGDHPVLRWMFGNATVARDPAGNLKPDKAAAGEKIDGVVAAVMGLGLKMGSAPDLTVTGADVMMMV from the coding sequence ATGGCCTCGCCCTACGTGTTCGACAGGCGTCTTGCCGACGCCGCGGTCGAATGGTTCGCGCGCTACATGCGCTTCGTCGACGGCGAGTGGGCGGGCAAGCCGTTCGTGTTGTCGCCGCACCAGGTCAAGCGCACGCGCAACATCTTCGGCTGGCGCCGCCGCTCGGACGGCACCCGCCGCTATCGCCGGGTGCGGATCTGGGAGCCGCGCAAGAACGGCAAGACGGAGTACATGGCCGGGCTCGGCCATCTCCTCACCATCGGCGACAACGAGCCCGGCGCCCAGGTGCTGGCGCACGCCCTCGATGCCAAACAGTCCGGCATCGTGTTCGACAAGGCAGCGCGGATGGTGCAGCTGTCGGAGGAGCTGTCGCGCCTCTACGAGGTCACCAAGACCGGCCTGTTCTGCCCGGCGCTGATGGCCTCGTTCCGGCCGCTGTCGGGCGAACCGCAGGGAAAGCACGGCCTGTCGCCACACGCCGCGCTGGGCGACGAAGCGCACGAGTGGCGGAACTTCCGCCTGCACACCTTCCTGGTCCAGGGCATGGGCGCGAGGCGCCAGCCGCTCGACGTCATCATCTCGACAGCGGGCGAGGTCAACACGCCGGGGCACGAGCTGTATCGCGAGTCCAAGCGTATCCTCGAAGACCCGGCGATCGACCCGGAATGCTACGTTGAGATCTTCGAGGCGCCGGCGGACGCCGACTGGACCAACCCCAGGACTTGGGGTCGGGCCAATCCGAACCTCGGCGTATCGGTCAAGTCCGACTGGATGGCCTCGGAATGCAAGCGGGCGCAGGATTCGCCGCGGCTGGAGAACGACTTTCGCCGTTACCACCTCAACCAGTGGGTCGAGCAAAAGACCCGCTGGCTGCCGATGCAGAAGTGGCCGGCGAACACCACCTCGCCGAAGCGGCCGACCTGGCGCGAGCTGTGGCAGGCGGCGTGGGGCCGGCGAGCATTCGCCGGGCTCGACCTCGGCTCGACCCGCGACATTACCGCGCTGGTGTGGATCGTCGAGCTGGACGACGGCCGCCTCGCCCTGCTGCCGCGGTTCTGGGTGCCGGAAGACAGCGTCGCCCAGCGGGTTCGCGAAGACCGCGTTCCCTATGACCGGTGGATCGCCGAGGGCGCGTTGCAGACGACGCCGGGCAACGTCACCGACTACGACTTCATCGAGCATGCGGTGATGGCCGACGCCGAGCAGCTCCGCTGCGAGGGCCTCGCCATCGACCGCTGGAACGCAACGCAAGTCTCCGTCCACCTGCAGAGCGAGGGCCTGCCGGTGAAGCTGTTCGGCCAGGGCTTCTTCTCGATGGCGGCGCCGACCAAGGAGCTGGAGCGGCTGTTCCTGGCCGGGCAGCTCGAACACGGCGACCACCCGGTGCTGCGCTGGATGTTCGGCAACGCCACGGTGGCGCGTGACCCGGCCGGCAACCTCAAGCCGGACAAGGCCGCTGCCGGCGAAAAGATCGACGGTGTGGTGGCGGCGGTGATGGGCCTCGGTCTGAAGATGGGCAGCGCGCCCGATCTCACCGTCACCGGCGCCGACGTGATGATGATGGTTTGA
- a CDS encoding P27 family phage terminase small subunit: MTPLVQTDPLGFLATDRAIFQRVFDDLLRRRVVRRADLKAYALWVYYLRRWVEAKDQLEGCSSTHEIETKHGKILLVNPLYAKTAKVCEENCRYMIALEDRLGINPASRQTVIRNLAELPHR, encoded by the coding sequence ATGACGCCTCTCGTCCAAACCGATCCGCTTGGTTTCCTGGCGACCGACCGCGCGATTTTTCAGCGCGTGTTCGATGACCTGCTGCGGCGGCGGGTCGTGCGGCGGGCTGACCTCAAAGCCTATGCCCTATGGGTCTATTACCTGCGCCGCTGGGTCGAGGCGAAGGATCAGCTCGAGGGATGCTCGTCCACCCACGAGATCGAGACCAAGCACGGCAAGATTCTGCTCGTGAACCCGCTGTATGCCAAAACGGCCAAAGTCTGTGAGGAAAATTGTAGGTACATGATCGCCTTGGAGGATCGCCTAGGGATCAATCCGGCGTCGCGGCAGACCGTCATCAGAAACCTTGCTGAATTGCCGCATCGCTGA
- a CDS encoding BrnT family toxin, with protein sequence MPVEFDPAKRQATLDHRGLDMARADEVFAGATITIEDDRQDYGEVRFITVGRLDGRMVVMVWTPRGAARRIISLRKANDREQALYAPRLDRP encoded by the coding sequence ATGCCGGTCGAGTTCGATCCCGCCAAGCGCCAAGCCACCCTCGACCATCGCGGCCTCGACATGGCGCGCGCGGACGAGGTGTTCGCCGGTGCGACGATCACCATCGAGGACGACCGGCAGGATTACGGCGAGGTCCGCTTCATCACGGTCGGCCGGCTCGACGGCCGCATGGTGGTGATGGTGTGGACACCGCGCGGCGCGGCCCGCCGCATCATTTCGTTGAGGAAGGCCAATGACCGCGAGCAAGCGCTCTACGCCCCCCGCCTGGACCGACCCTGA
- a CDS encoding DNA cytosine methyltransferase: MAELVLSLFPGIGLLDRAFEEAGFCVVRGPDLLWGGDVRRFHAPAGRFDGVIGGPPCQAHSSFAGFVRQAGHTPACDLIPEFARVVEEAAPAWFLMENVRSAPSPATPSYGQTRLLVNARHVGSPQHRVRAFVFGQRGADAPRFHVETEALEPFDWCNTVLASGGVKPGTEGRRGSRRGNEYGYHGAKALAHALEAQGLPPDFLAEAPFTNAGKFRVVGNGVPLPLGRAIAAAVRNAVAGGGP, translated from the coding sequence ATGGCTGAGCTGGTGCTGTCGCTGTTTCCGGGTATCGGGCTCCTCGACAGGGCGTTCGAGGAAGCCGGATTCTGCGTCGTGCGCGGACCGGACCTGCTGTGGGGTGGCGATGTCCGGCGGTTTCACGCGCCGGCCGGTCGGTTCGACGGCGTGATCGGCGGTCCGCCCTGCCAGGCGCATTCCAGCTTCGCCGGATTTGTACGGCAGGCGGGCCACACGCCAGCCTGCGACCTCATCCCCGAGTTCGCCCGCGTGGTCGAGGAGGCGGCGCCGGCATGGTTCCTGATGGAGAACGTGCGGTCGGCACCATCGCCGGCGACGCCGAGCTATGGGCAGACCCGGCTGTTGGTCAACGCGCGGCATGTTGGCAGCCCGCAACACCGCGTCCGCGCGTTCGTGTTCGGCCAGCGTGGCGCAGACGCGCCCCGGTTCCATGTCGAGACGGAAGCCCTCGAACCCTTCGACTGGTGCAACACCGTGCTGGCGAGCGGAGGCGTCAAGCCCGGCACCGAGGGGCGACGGGGGAGCCGGCGCGGAAACGAGTACGGCTATCACGGCGCGAAGGCGCTAGCGCATGCGCTGGAGGCGCAGGGGCTGCCGCCGGATTTTCTCGCCGAGGCGCCGTTCACCAATGCCGGCAAGTTCCGCGTCGTCGGCAATGGCGTGCCGTTGCCGCTGGGGCGAGCCATCGCCGCCGCCGTTCGCAACGCCGTGGCCGGAGGCGGCCCATGA
- a CDS encoding BrnA antitoxin family protein, which translates to MTASKRSTPPAWTDPDDAPDLSAPEWQAKMAAAPVRRGRPKSERPKVSTTIRLDADVLEHFRASGTGWQSRINETLRRSMHRKKA; encoded by the coding sequence ATGACCGCGAGCAAGCGCTCTACGCCCCCCGCCTGGACCGACCCTGACGACGCGCCCGACCTGTCGGCCCCGGAGTGGCAGGCGAAGATGGCGGCGGCGCCGGTACGCCGGGGCCGCCCGAAGTCCGAGCGTCCGAAGGTGTCGACCACGATCCGGCTGGACGCCGACGTGCTGGAGCATTTCCGCGCGAGCGGCACCGGCTGGCAGTCGCGCATCAACGAAACGCTGCGCCGGTCCATGCACCGCAAGAAGGCGTGA